The following are encoded in a window of Seleniivibrio woodruffii genomic DNA:
- the purS gene encoding phosphoribosylformylglycinamidine synthase subunit PurS, whose protein sequence is MKAKVYVRLKNGVLDPQGQTIQSSVERMGYDFAKEVRVGKVFEIEVESEACRKDLEKIASTMLANMIIEEYSIEFEA, encoded by the coding sequence ATGAAAGCAAAAGTGTATGTGAGGCTCAAAAACGGCGTCCTCGACCCTCAGGGCCAGACAATTCAAAGCTCAGTTGAGAGAATGGGTTATGATTTTGCAAAAGAGGTAAGGGTCGGCAAAGTGTTTGAGATAGAGGTTGAAAGCGAGGCCTGCCGCAAGGACCTTGAGAAAATAGCATCTACAATGCTTGCAAACATGATCATTGAAGAATACAGCATAGAGTTTGAGGCGTAA